The following nucleotide sequence is from Magnetococcus sp. PR-3.
GCAACAATCAACAAGTTCAAACACTTAATGAGCCGAGTTGAAAAAGATAAAGTTGAGGCTATGGTCAAGGCTTCCCGAGCCGAAGCCCCCTCCCCTACGCCAGCAGAGACTAAAAAGAAGACAGAGAATAAGAGCAAAAAGAAGGCAAAAGTTGACCCCAACGCCCTTGCTGAGACCATTGATTTTGATACCTTCATGCAAGTGGATCTGCGTGTCGCACGCATTGTAGCGGCCAATCATGTAGAAGGTGCAGACAAGCTTCTGCAGCTCACCTTGGATTTAGGGGAAGAGCTGGGTCAACGCAATGTCTTTGCAGGTATTAAAGCGGCATACGCTCCGGAAGATCTAGAGGGACGATTAACTGTTATGGTGGCAAACTTGGCACCACGTAAAATGAAATTTGGCATGTCTGAAGGCATGGTTTTGGCTGCTGGTCCTGGAGGAGAGGATATTCAAATTCTCTCACCGGATAGCAAGGCTAAACCAGGACAGCGCATTAAATAGCCCAGTACCTTTTTTCAACAGAACGCCATGTAAAAGGGAAAGCAGCCTCTGCTTTCCCTTTTTCTTTTCTTACTATAGTCACCGCAAACCATAGCTAGACATCATGAATGGCTCTAACATTGGTGGTGGCACAGTGAACTCTCTACGTTTTTTCAAGAGTGCGAATGTTTGCTCAATAGGGTTGAGATCTGGGCTGTACGGGGAGAGCGGGAGGCGTACATGACCTTCTCTTGCCAGTATTTCACTGTCATACACCATTTATTGTGGAAACTAGCCTTATCCATAACGATTACACTGGGCTCTTTCAATTGAGGCCATAGCATCTTTTTAATCCATACCTCAACCAACGGAGCATGACACGAACCCTCAAAGATCATGGGCGTTAACCACCCATTACCGCGTTGGGCCATGATCAAGTTGGTTCATTTACACTTACCCCCCGCAAAGTCACCATAGACCTTCTTACCCTTTGGTGCCCACGCATGACGGCGAATCACCTCTTCTTCAAATCCGCTTTCATAAAAATAGACTATACTTTCATGACCACACTTCTCCCAGTGATGATACAGATCAGCCCAATAGTACGCTCTTTTTCTGTATATCTCTCAGTGAAGCACTTCGTTTTTTTACTGGTCCCAAGCTTCCTTAGCGCAGCACTAATGGTGGTGTCACAAATCCCGAAATGAACGGCGCGCTCTCTTCACAAAGCATCTGGATAGGCTTTGACATGCTCTAGCAAGGCTGCCTTGTTTAACTTTTGCTCGCTTGGAACGCGTGGGGTTGGTTCTAGGCTGTCTCGTGACAACCAGTTGTAAATCGTCGCTCGACTTACTTGAAAAATCCGGGCAGCCTCGGCCTTCTTACCTCCAGATTCCACAAAGTCGATTACTCGTTGGCGTAGTTCTATGTCATAGCTCATAATCGATAATCATGCACTGTCGAACTTTGATTTTCGATAGCTATAGCTTACGATCTTTGGTGTCTCTCATTTGTTAAGCCTAACTTAACAAGATCAGCTTTACTTTAAATTATTCTTACCTGCTAAAAACACAACCAACCGTCAATACAAGTATAGTTTCCCCCCCCTACCCCATGATGGATACACCAAGGCTCACACCCAATCAGGGCAGGCAGATAATTGCTTGCTCTGGTTTGCACCGCAAAAAAAGAGATCATCTTCCGTGCAGGTATTTTATTACTGCTTGGCGATCGATGGAATAATGCTTTAACGGCCACGTGGATTACGGCCAACTTGAAGGGGAAAAGGCTCACAAGCAATAAAAAGGGGCTTATTTCTCATAACAGAGAAACAAGCCCCTTTGATCAAACAATATGTCTGCAGCAGGACGGAACAAAAAGTCCTGATTACTGAACAGGGATAGGCTTCGCACTACCACTGGTTTCAGGTTTGGCTTCTTTTGGAACAATCGGCGCAACAGGTGCTTGCTGCTCTTGAGCAGCCGGAGCTTTAACCCCTTCCATCACAGAGGAAGATCCACCATCTGAGGTGGTGATGAAGGCCAGAGTCAGGCTGGTAAGCATAAATACCGTACCCACACCTGCGGTAAACTTACCCATAAAGCTTCCGCCGCCAGAGGCTCCAAAAACACTCTGAGAAGAGCCACCACCAAAAGCAGCGCCCATATCGGTACCGCTGCCTTTTTGCAGCAACACAACACCGATCAGGATAAAGCAGGCCATCACATGGAGTACAGTAATCAGCAGGGTCATGGTAGGTCGG
It contains:
- the secG gene encoding preprotein translocase subunit SecG, giving the protein MTLLITVLHVMACFILIGVVLLQKGSGTDMGAAFGGGSSQSVFGASGGGSFMGKFTAGVGTVFMLTSLTLAFITTSDGGSSSVMEGVKAPAAQEQQAPVAPIVPKEAKPETSGSAKPIPVQ
- a CDS encoding IS630 transposase-related protein — protein: MSYDIELRQRVIDFVESGGKKAEAARIFQVSRATIYNWLSRDSLEPTPRVPSEQKLNKAALLEHVKAYPDAL